In Candidatus Cloacimonadota bacterium, the DNA window ATGTCTTCAAGCCACCACCAAGAGTTGATTCTGCAGTTATCAGTTTAATTCCAAGGTTGGATAAACCGAAAATAGATAATGAAAAATATTTTTGGAGAATTGTGGAAACTTCTTTTAGGAATCGCCGTAAAATGCTGCGCAGAAATCTTCGTGAATTGATTTCTGTGGAAAAGATCGAGCAAATTCAGAAAACAGGAATAATTGATTTGAAAAGAAGAGGGGAGACACTGACGGAAGAGGAATTTATCGAGCTTTATAAGCTTGTTTTTCCTGGCATCAACTAGTGGTTAAAACTTTTTTATTTTTCTTCTTCTTAACAGTTTTGAAAAGAGAAGATTTGATCATATCAAAACCATCGAATCCTAACTTGGTTGAGAAGAAGATAGAAAGCAGAACACTGAAAAATTGTGCTATGAAAATGGCGATCATTATAGCGATTTGATATTTGATGGCAACCAATGGAACCGATCCGCCTAAAATCTGTCCGGTCATCATACCGGGAAGTGAAACAAGTCCAATCGTTGCAATCGAAGCGATAGTGGGATTGGTTGCAGCCAGAATACTTTTAGTTACAAAAGGTTTTAATGCTTGATATCGATTCGCTCCCAAAGCCAGATCGTACATATATATCTTTTCGTTTTCTCTGATATTATCCCAGAAATTGTTTAGTGCTATTATGTTGCCTTTCAAACAATTTCCCAGCAGCATTCCACCAATAGGAACAAGATATTTAGCATTGAAAATGTTATCTATATTTGCTACAAATTTGTTAAAAAATAGAATCATGAGAACCTGGGGAATGAGTATCGAGATAAAGATTGGAATTATAAATTTAACAATTTTAAAATTCGCAGAATGAAGAACAGAGAAAGATGCAACTGCTATCATGATAAGAAGATAGGCAAAATTGAGCCAGGAGTTGTTGAATTTGAAAAGATATTGCAGATAAAATCCTACAAACGCAAGCTGCAGGATCATGCGAGCAACAGAAATGATAACTCTTTTGTTGAAACGTAGTTTTAGTTTATAACCGATATAAAAAATCGGAAGAAGCAGTAACAGCAGAAATCCAATGGAAAAAATACTTATATCATTTGCACCCATTAATTTCCCTCTCCACTATCATTTGCACCCATTCTACCATTTCACCTCTCTGATGTTTTGCGCTTCTAACCACATTTTTTCGTGAGAAATTATTAATGCTGTAGAATTTGAAGACATCACATGATCTACAACGAGTTTTTTCATTTCTTGATCCAGAGCGGAAGTTGGTTCGTCCAGCAGCCAGATCGGTCTTTGCAACAGACAACAGATGATCAGTCCGATGCGTTGTCTTTCGCCACCGGAAAGTTCCGGAATTATTTTCTCGAGATATTCTTCATTCAGATTGAATCTTTCCAATAATTCGAATAATTTCTTGTCATTTCTTTCCAGATCTTTATTCACATCGTAAGAAAAAATTACATCCAATAATTCATCCAAAGTTATTTTCTGCAGATCAACATCCTGACTCACATAAGAAAAAAAACTGCGTAATTCTATTAAAGATTTGGGATTAAGCTGTTTTCCATCAATCAATATTTCTCCGCTGTCTGGTTGTTGAAATCCTAAAAGTAATCTGAATAGAGTTGTTTTACCTTTTCCCGAAATAGAAGTTATGACTATTTTTTCACCTTTTTTGATCTTCAGATTGTAGTTATCAAAAAGTA includes these proteins:
- a CDS encoding ABC transporter permease is translated as MGANDISIFSIGFLLLLLLPIFYIGYKLKLRFNKRVIISVARMILQLAFVGFYLQYLFKFNNSWLNFAYLLIMIAVASFSVLHSANFKIVKFIIPIFISILIPQVLMILFFNKFVANIDNIFNAKYLVPIGGMLLGNCLKGNIIALNNFWDNIRENEKIYMYDLALGANRYQALKPFVTKSILAATNPTIASIATIGLVSLPGMMTGQILGGSVPLVAIKYQIAIMIAIFIAQFFSVLLSIFFSTKLGFDGFDMIKSSLFKTVKKKKNKKVLTTS
- a CDS encoding ATP-binding cassette domain-containing protein, with product MIEFRNLSLKVKNRVLFDNYNLKIKKGEKIVITSISGKGKTTLFRLLLGFQQPDSGEILIDGKQLNPKSLIELRSFFSYVSQDVDLQKITLDELLDVIFSYDVNKDLERNDKKLFELLERFNLNEEYLEKIIPELSGGERQRIGLIICCLLQRPIWLLDEPTSALDQEMKKLVVDHVMSSNSTALIISHEKMWLEAQNIREVKW